The genomic interval TGCATTTCCTCAAATTTTTCGTAATACACATATGCTTCCGTGTATTTTTCCATATAATAGTGGCAGTCCGCCACTTTCAGTTCGGCCAGCAGCGCCTCTGGTGTAAAGCGGTGGTTATCGAGGATTGTGTTGAAATATTCAAGAGCTACGAAATATTTCCCTCGGTTATATTCCTCCATGCCTTTCTGGGCAAGGATCTGCGGGGCCATACTGAGGTCCATATCTTTCGGGGCGGTATCCTCGAAAAATTTTCCTGATGCCGAACAGCCCGCCAGAAGAGCTAAAAGAGCAATAATAAAAACGAGGTGCAGGGGATGACGGGGTGAAATACCAAGTAATAAGTTCATAAGGAAATAAAGAGACGAAATTAAGAAACACCAGTTTTTGCCGAAAGAAACAGATTCCGGCTAAAATGAACGAAGATCTCCGCTGGCGTATCCTGGCTGAGATACGGTTTGCCGGAGAGCAAAGCAATACATGTTAAATGGCTTTATTGATGAGATCGACGAGCTGAGATTTACCGACGGCTCCGGTGATCTGATCAACAACCTCACCTCCCTTGAACATAATCAGTGTCGGTATGGCTCGTATCCCGAATTTCCCCGGGGTTGCAGGATTATCATCGACATTCATTTTGGCGATATTGATCTTTCCGTCAAACTCCTCAGCGAGATCTTCAACGACTGGGCCGATTGCTTTGCAGGGTCCGCACCATGGGGCCCAGAAATCTACCAGAGTAGGTGTGTCAGAGCCAATAATCGAATCAAAATCTGCATCACTTATCTGTTGGACTTTATCGCTTGCCATATTTTCTTCTCCTTAAAAAGTACGTGATAATAATGATAGTTGGAAAGTAATAGTAAACCGGCTTCAAATGATTACGATCCCGACTTCAGTTTACCTGTTGCCTTTTTCCGTGACAAGTAAAATTGTCACGGAAATTGAATTTGATAATGTAAACTTGAAAGATAGATAGTCAACAGTAAACACTATTTAACAGCAAGGAGCTGGAAGCTGTTTGACACTGTTTCTTTCCCCATGCTATAGTCTTAAGTTTAACCTGATGATCTCGGAAAAGTCATCGAAGTTGCAGGTTGAGGTGTCGGTGCCGGGAAACTTAGGGCATCCGAACAAGCGAAGAGTGCGGATGTACAGAATTCGAGACCAAATTTTCAGATAGAATACAGACAAGGAGATTCCATGGATACAGTCAGATCCGGCCAAATGTTTAAAGAGGCACAGAAATATATTCCCGGCGGGGTGAACAGCCCCGTCAGAGCCTGCCGATCCGTGGGCTGTGAACCGGTGTTTATCGAAAGAGCTGAGGGCTCAACTGTTTACGATGTGGATAGCAACAGATATACCGATTTTGTCTGTTCCTGGGGACCGATGATAATGGGACACGCACATCCTGATATTGTCGAGGCGGTACAGAGGAGTGCAACAGCGGGCACCAGTTTTGGCGCACCCACGCCTTCCGAGGTCGATCTGGCCCGGATGGTGGTCGAGGCGGTACCTTCCGTGGAAAAGGTTCGTTTTGTCAATTCCGGAACGGAGGCGACCATGAGCGCCGTTCGGCTCGCCAGGGGGTACACGGGTAAGAATACCGTGATAAAGTTCGATGGATGTTATCATGGCCATGCCGATTCTTTCCTGATAAAAGCCGGTTCAGGTGTAATCACCCTGGGAATCCCGGGCAGTCCGGGAGTGCCGGATGATGTTGTCAAAAATACCGCTTCGATTCCCTATAATAATGTGGAGATTCTGGAGAGGACACTGCGGGATGAGAAATTGGATATTGCCTGTGTCATTATCGAGCCGGTCGCCGGCAACATGGGCTGCATACCGCCTCAGCCGGAATTTCTGCAGACTCTGAGAAGGCTTACCCGGGAACTGGGCATTATTCTTATCTTCGATGAGGTGATTACCGGTTTCAGATTATCCTATGGCGGTGCCCAGGAATACTTTGATGTCACCCCGGATCTCACCTGTCTGGGGAAGATCATCGGTGGTGGTCTTCCCGTTGGCGCCTACGGCGGCAAGGCTGAAATAATGAACCATATCGCACCAGATGGTCCGGTCTACCAGGCTGGGACCCTGTCAGGCAACCCTCTGGCGATGTCAGCGGGCATAGCTGCCCTGAAAATCCTGCAACGCCCCGGTTTCTACGAAGAGCTCAATGAAAAGAGCGCGGAAACGGCTGACCAGCTGCGGGATGTCGTGCGCCGCGTCGGCATAGACGTGCAGTTGAACAGCATCGGTTCGCTGATGACAGCATTTTTTACAAAAGCCGAGGTGGCGGATTTTGACGGAGCCATGCGATCGGACACCGATCGTTATGGCGCCCATTTCCGTCAGATGCTGTCCCAGGGAATATACCTTGCTCCTTCGCAGTTTGAAGTTGCTTTTATTTCAGCCGCTCACACCACCGATGAGCTGAAAAATCTGGTGAAAATGACTGAATGGTCATTCAAAAAATTGCTGGAAAGTTAAAAAATCCGTTGACTTTGGATGATGGGCATGCTACCAAACCGTGATAGTATGACAGTTGGCGGTGAAGGTCATTTAAGGAGGATGTCATGTCCGGTGTGAAAAAAGAGATGATCCACCTGCTGGCCAATTATGGTCATATTGGATTTACCTTCGTTGCCTGCATCTTTATCGGTCTGGGCGGCGGAATATTGCTGGACCAGAAAGTCTTTGAAGGTCGAACCGCCCCCTGGTTTACCTTCATCGGCCTGGCTTTTGGTATAGCAGCCGGTTTTAAGACGCTGTTCGGTATCCTCTGGCAAAATAAAGACAAGGGTGGAAAGAAAGAAGATTGAGGATAGCGTGACGGATGACATTATTTCCCTGCAGAAGATGCAGGTTTCCGGCTGGATATATCTTTTGATTATCACAGCCGGATCATGGTTGATTGTTTCATGGTCCTTTGCCTGGGCGGTTTTTGCAGGCGGAGTTATCTCGATCCTGAGTTTTACCGTATCTCACCGGGATGTTGTCGGATTCTTCGAAACACTGACGCCGACCGAGG from Desulfopila inferna carries:
- the hemL gene encoding glutamate-1-semialdehyde 2,1-aminomutase translates to MDTVRSGQMFKEAQKYIPGGVNSPVRACRSVGCEPVFIERAEGSTVYDVDSNRYTDFVCSWGPMIMGHAHPDIVEAVQRSATAGTSFGAPTPSEVDLARMVVEAVPSVEKVRFVNSGTEATMSAVRLARGYTGKNTVIKFDGCYHGHADSFLIKAGSGVITLGIPGSPGVPDDVVKNTASIPYNNVEILERTLRDEKLDIACVIIEPVAGNMGCIPPQPEFLQTLRRLTRELGIILIFDEVITGFRLSYGGAQEYFDVTPDLTCLGKIIGGGLPVGAYGGKAEIMNHIAPDGPVYQAGTLSGNPLAMSAGIAALKILQRPGFYEELNEKSAETADQLRDVVRRVGIDVQLNSIGSLMTAFFTKAEVADFDGAMRSDTDRYGAHFRQMLSQGIYLAPSQFEVAFISAAHTTDELKNLVKMTEWSFKKLLES
- the trxA gene encoding thioredoxin, which produces MASDKVQQISDADFDSIIGSDTPTLVDFWAPWCGPCKAIGPVVEDLAEEFDGKINIAKMNVDDNPATPGKFGIRAIPTLIMFKGGEVVDQITGAVGKSQLVDLINKAI
- a CDS encoding AtpZ/AtpI family protein, which encodes MSGVKKEMIHLLANYGHIGFTFVACIFIGLGGGILLDQKVFEGRTAPWFTFIGLAFGIAAGFKTLFGILWQNKDKGGKKED